A region of Ictalurus furcatus strain D&B chromosome 1, Billie_1.0, whole genome shotgun sequence DNA encodes the following proteins:
- the agtr1b gene encoding type-1 angiotensin II receptor A — MENLTAELNEALPLKCNMTGSHNFIFTFVPVVYACNFVIGILGNSMVVAVIYRYMKLKTVANVFLLNLAVSDLTFLVTLPMWATFTALGYHWPFGSFLCKASAGLAIFNLYTSMFFLTALTVDRYLAIVHPMGSRRRRTLLYARITCVLMWVFAFVLSMPTALSRDIYRVKDHPSTLCGILQSKQIHLLVSLSILKSVLGFLVPFLIIITCDCLMGCALLKAKGLLRKSAHSQEDETLCMLAAAVLAFFVCWAPHQLFHFMELLVMLGVVTDCQVLDVIDTAMPFSICLAYFNSCVNPILYSFVGRNFRKNLLRLLHCESNHVMRNSSISTKMTALSNRAS, encoded by the coding sequence ATGGAGAACCTTACGGCGGAACTGAACGAGGCTTTGCCACTAAAGTGCAACATGACCGGCAGCCACAATTTCATCTTCACCTTTGTACCAGTCGTCTACGCTTGCAACTTCGTTATTGGGATTCTGGGTaacagcatggtggtggctgtGATCTACCGCTACATGAAGCTGAAGACTGTGGCCAATGTGTTCCTGCTCAATTTGGCTGTTTCGGATCTCACCTTCCTCGTCACGCTTCCCATGTGGGCAACGTTCACTGCCTTGGGCTACCACTGGCCCTTTGGAAGTTTCCTATGCAAGGCCAGCGCAGGTCTGGCTATCTTCAACCTCTACACTAGTATGTTCTTCCTGACGGCACTCACTGTGGATCGATACTTGGCCATCGTTCACCCAATGGGCTCACGTCGGCGGCGTACGCTACTCTACGCCCGAATTACCTGCGTGCTAATGTGGGTATTCGCCTTTGTTCTGAGCATGCCTACTGCTCTAAGCAGGGACATCTACAGGGTCAAGGATCATCCCTCCACACTCTGTGGAATCTTGCAGAGCAAACAGATCCATCTCCTGGTGTCTCTCAGCATTCTTAAGAGTGTACTAGGGTTCCTTGTGCccttcctcatcatcatcacctgtgACTGCCTGATGGGTTGCGCCCTGCTGAAAGCCAAAGGTTTGCTGAGGAAGAGTGCACATTCTCAGGAAGACGAGACTCTGTGTATGCTAGCTGCTGCTGTCCTGGCCTTCTTTGTATGCTGGGCTCCTCACCAGCTCTTCCACTTCATGGAGCTCCTGGTAATGCTGGGGGTGGTGACAGACTGCCAAGTTCTGGATGTCATCGACACGGCCATGCCCTTCAGCATATGCCTGGCTTACTTTAACAGTTGCGTCAACCCCATTCTATACAGCTTCGTGGGCCGCAACTTTCGCAAGAACCTCCTGAGGCTGCTACACTGCGAGTCAAATCATGTTATGAGAAACTCCAGTATCAGCACCAAGATGACTGCTCTGTCCAACAGAGCTTCTTAA